From a single Candidatus Delongbacteria bacterium genomic region:
- a CDS encoding endo alpha-1,4 polygalactosaminidase translates to MHASRFLLPLILCGLLSCQSDDDTVTPVQTFPPLAPVLAPVTGNWIHPQPGLSWQWQLSGTINTEHAVDLYDVDLFDTPDSVLAILGDRGVLRVAYFSAGSGEDWREDFASIPASALGQPLDGWPGERWLNIRDPQVFELMRTRIALAASRGFEGVEFDNVDGASNDTGFILDEADQLAYNRMLANEAHSHGLFAVLKNDLDQLEDLVDYYDMALNEECHVWDECDVYEVFRDAGLPVLNAEYADGEVQATALAATICPLSQAAGLNTLILPLDLDDAFRVSCTP, encoded by the coding sequence ATGCACGCATCCCGCTTTCTGCTGCCCCTGATCCTGTGCGGACTGCTGTCCTGCCAGTCCGATGACGACACAGTCACGCCCGTCCAGACATTCCCGCCCCTGGCCCCCGTGCTTGCGCCGGTGACCGGAAACTGGATTCACCCCCAGCCGGGTCTGAGCTGGCAGTGGCAACTCTCGGGCACGATCAACACCGAGCATGCCGTGGACCTGTACGATGTGGATCTTTTTGACACCCCGGACAGCGTGCTGGCGATCCTCGGCGACAGGGGCGTGTTGCGGGTGGCCTATTTCTCGGCGGGTTCCGGTGAAGACTGGCGCGAGGATTTCGCCAGCATTCCCGCGAGTGCCCTGGGGCAGCCTCTGGATGGCTGGCCCGGCGAGCGCTGGCTCAACATCCGTGATCCACAGGTTTTCGAACTGATGCGGACACGCATCGCTCTGGCCGCCTCACGGGGATTCGAGGGCGTGGAATTCGACAACGTGGATGGGGCCTCCAACGACACCGGGTTCATCCTTGACGAGGCGGACCAGCTGGCCTACAACCGGATGCTGGCCAACGAGGCCCACTCCCATGGTCTGTTCGCGGTGCTCAAGAATGATCTGGACCAACTGGAGGACCTGGTCGACTACTACGACATGGCCTTGAACGAAGAGTGTCACGTCTGGGATGAATGCGACGTGTACGAGGTCTTTCGCGACGCCGGGCTGCCCGTGCTGAACGCGGAATACGCCGACGGCGAGGTTCAGGCCACGGCCCTGGCGGCCACGATCTGCCCGCTCAGCCAGGCCGCAGGTCTGAATACCCTGATCCTGCCTCTGGATCTGGACGATGCCTTTCGCGTGAGCTGCACTCCCTGA
- a CDS encoding glycosyltransferase family 2 protein gives MNFKTTPTQRTDRPALSVILPVHDGQRTLPATLASWLAQDRQDWELLLVDNLSGDDSPELLHHAARRNPERGPSVRCFREERPGQSAASNRGATEARGRLLVFSAQDMLVPPDFLSRHLAAHSRAEPPCCVLGHIDYPRPLLDDRFLRCVVEETVYQFGFQAVGDPSRANPRCLYAPNFSLPAAVFRELGGFDEEFPWGWQDTDLGLRLFAAGIPLRYESTLIALHDHPLDWRGFCRRMEHTGGDLPRFLLKHPGFDDTDLLRRMLTMHFLDARRMVSAAQKLVLRWEEDPAAPLPRIELANGSRDTLSAAFVLLLKYHHFKGVHDGGRRLFGREVWQAWLEGTPWPAQEAVLQD, from the coding sequence ATGAATTTCAAGACCACGCCGACCCAGCGGACCGATCGGCCCGCCCTGAGCGTCATCCTGCCCGTGCATGATGGGCAACGGACGCTGCCGGCGACCCTCGCCAGTTGGCTGGCCCAGGACCGCCAGGACTGGGAACTGCTGCTGGTGGACAATCTCTCCGGCGACGACTCGCCCGAGCTGTTGCACCACGCGGCCCGGCGTAACCCGGAGCGGGGGCCCAGCGTGCGCTGCTTCCGGGAAGAGCGTCCGGGGCAGAGCGCGGCCAGCAACCGGGGAGCGACCGAGGCACGCGGCCGTTTGCTGGTCTTCAGCGCCCAGGACATGCTGGTCCCGCCGGACTTCCTTTCGCGCCATCTCGCGGCCCATTCCCGCGCGGAACCGCCGTGTTGCGTTCTGGGACACATCGATTACCCGCGCCCTCTGCTTGACGATCGCTTCCTGCGCTGCGTGGTTGAGGAAACCGTCTACCAGTTCGGATTCCAGGCAGTGGGCGATCCATCACGGGCCAACCCCCGCTGTCTCTATGCCCCCAACTTTTCGCTGCCCGCCGCCGTGTTCCGGGAGCTTGGCGGGTTCGATGAGGAGTTCCCTTGGGGCTGGCAGGATACGGACCTGGGCCTGCGGCTCTTCGCGGCGGGAATTCCGCTGCGCTACGAGAGCACACTGATCGCCCTGCATGACCATCCACTGGACTGGCGGGGGTTCTGCCGGCGCATGGAACACACGGGCGGCGATCTGCCGCGATTCCTGCTCAAGCACCCGGGCTTTGACGACACGGACCTGCTGCGGCGCATGTTGACCATGCACTTCCTCGACGCCCGACGCATGGTGTCCGCGGCCCAGAAACTGGTGCTGCGCTGGGAAGAGGATCCCGCGGCACCCCTGCCGCGAATCGAGCTGGCGAATGGCAGCCGTGATACACTGTCGGCCGCTTTCGTGCTGCTGCTCAAGTACCATCACTTCAAGGGCGTTCACGATGGAGGGCGACGCTTGTTCGGCCGCGAGGTCTGGCAGGCCTGGCTGGAGGGCACGCCCTGGCCCGCACAGGAGGCCGTACTCCAGGATTGA
- a CDS encoding TrkA family potassium uptake protein: MKTIAVIGISGFGMHLCKFLSKQGVQVLAMDINEERVDLVKPYVHRAVICDATRRMSLVDHELELFDGVVVSLGERIDTSVLVTLYLKQLGVKMIVAKATSPDHEEILMNIGATRVVSPEKEMARTLAHQLGSRNLLQYVQLDAEYSVIELPPPAAWLGKSMGEIQVRRSWSVQVLLIHHHTDPGKTIIPDGDHRFTTDDRLVVIGREPALNRLKAAT, translated from the coding sequence ATGAAGACGATTGCGGTGATCGGCATCAGTGGTTTCGGCATGCACCTGTGCAAGTTCCTCAGCAAACAGGGAGTGCAGGTGCTGGCGATGGACATCAACGAGGAACGTGTTGATCTGGTGAAACCCTATGTTCACAGGGCCGTGATCTGCGATGCGACACGACGGATGTCGCTGGTGGACCATGAGCTGGAGCTCTTCGACGGGGTGGTGGTGAGCCTGGGCGAACGCATCGACACCAGCGTGCTGGTGACCCTGTATCTCAAGCAACTGGGCGTGAAGATGATCGTGGCCAAGGCCACCTCCCCGGACCATGAGGAGATCCTCATGAACATCGGGGCCACCCGGGTGGTCTCGCCCGAAAAGGAAATGGCGCGCACCCTGGCCCACCAGCTGGGCAGCCGCAATCTGCTGCAGTACGTGCAGCTGGATGCGGAGTACTCCGTGATCGAACTGCCACCTCCTGCCGCCTGGCTGGGCAAGAGCATGGGCGAGATCCAGGTCCGGCGCAGCTGGTCCGTGCAGGTGCTGCTGATCCATCATCACACGGATCCCGGCAAGACCATCATTCCCGACGGCGATCACCGCTTCACGACCGACGATCGCCTGGTGGTGATCGGGCGAGAACCCGCACTGAACCGACTGAAAGCCGCGACCTGA
- a CDS encoding APC family permease, protein MLKQLPATAICGNDISSSCLYVSALSIIYAGKYAWVALLMVAAVLFLFRKIYGEVVGALPLNGGAYNALLNTTSKSIASVAAALTLLSYMATAVISASEAMHYVHTLWHGLPVVPATMVLLALFMVLTIIGIGESSRVAVGIFITHLVALVVLVGAVAVYISQHGLSVLEYNYSQPVEGGLLMALFFGFSAAMLGISGFESSANFVEEQAPGVFPKTLRNMWIVVSVFNPLIAFAALAIVPIPEVAVNQEALLAHMGGISGGPWLAWFISIDAALVLSGAVLTSFVGVGGLVQRMALDRILPQFLLKLNQRKSAYRIMIVFFLLCVSILLITQGQLGALAGVYTISFLSVMILFGLGNVLLKVKRSRLPRPERAGWLALFVAVGAVFAALIGNATLNPVYLGVFFEYFIPTIGIVAVMLWRTLILRVLLHMLKSVSDRIQALVSLGNRTLVNLLDEINNQEFVFFTKHDDVEILNQVMIYVTRNEQTRNLRIVTVLPKGESIDPAIERDVEVLDRAYPGIKINFIKLEGHFGPELIERLSTEWKIPQNFMFIGSPGDHFPYKLADLGGVRLII, encoded by the coding sequence ATGCTCAAGCAACTGCCCGCCACCGCGATCTGCGGCAACGACATCAGCTCCTCCTGCCTGTATGTGTCGGCCCTCTCGATCATCTATGCCGGCAAGTATGCCTGGGTGGCGCTGCTGATGGTGGCGGCCGTGCTCTTCCTCTTCCGGAAGATCTATGGTGAAGTGGTGGGGGCACTGCCGCTGAACGGAGGCGCCTACAACGCCCTGCTGAACACCACCAGCAAATCCATCGCCTCGGTGGCCGCCGCGCTGACCCTGTTGTCCTACATGGCCACGGCCGTGATCTCGGCCAGCGAAGCGATGCATTACGTGCATACGCTCTGGCATGGCCTGCCGGTTGTCCCGGCCACCATGGTGCTGCTGGCTCTCTTCATGGTGCTCACGATCATCGGCATCGGCGAATCCTCGCGCGTGGCGGTGGGAATCTTCATCACGCATCTCGTGGCGTTGGTGGTGCTGGTGGGCGCGGTGGCCGTGTACATCTCACAGCACGGATTGTCGGTCCTTGAATACAATTACAGTCAGCCCGTCGAGGGAGGCCTGCTGATGGCGCTGTTCTTCGGCTTCTCGGCGGCCATGCTGGGCATCTCGGGTTTCGAGAGTTCGGCCAACTTCGTGGAAGAGCAGGCGCCGGGAGTCTTTCCCAAGACCCTGCGCAACATGTGGATCGTGGTCAGTGTCTTCAATCCGCTGATCGCCTTCGCCGCGCTGGCCATCGTGCCGATTCCCGAGGTGGCCGTGAACCAGGAAGCCCTGCTGGCTCACATGGGCGGCATTTCGGGCGGCCCCTGGCTGGCCTGGTTCATTTCCATCGACGCGGCACTGGTGCTCAGCGGGGCCGTGCTCACGTCCTTCGTGGGCGTGGGTGGTCTGGTGCAGCGCATGGCTCTGGACCGGATCCTGCCCCAGTTTCTGCTCAAGCTCAACCAGCGCAAGTCGGCCTACCGGATCATGATCGTCTTCTTCCTGCTCTGCGTCTCGATTCTGCTGATCACCCAGGGCCAGCTGGGCGCGCTGGCCGGCGTATACACCATTTCCTTCCTCTCGGTGATGATCCTCTTCGGTCTGGGCAATGTGCTGCTCAAGGTGAAGCGTTCGCGCCTGCCCCGTCCGGAGCGCGCCGGGTGGCTGGCCCTGTTCGTGGCCGTGGGCGCGGTCTTCGCGGCCCTGATCGGCAATGCCACCCTCAACCCCGTGTATCTGGGCGTTTTCTTCGAGTACTTCATTCCCACCATCGGCATCGTGGCCGTGATGCTCTGGCGCACCCTGATCCTGCGGGTGCTGCTGCACATGCTCAAGAGCGTGTCGGACCGCATCCAGGCTCTGGTCTCGCTGGGCAACCGCACCCTGGTGAACCTGCTGGACGAGATCAACAACCAGGAATTCGTCTTCTTCACCAAACACGATGATGTCGAGATTCTCAACCAGGTGATGATCTACGTGACGCGCAACGAGCAGACCCGCAACCTGCGCATCGTGACCGTGCTGCCCAAGGGGGAATCCATTGATCCGGCCATCGAACGGGATGTGGAAGTGCTGGACCGCGCCTACCCGGGCATCAAGATCAACTTCATCAAGCTGGAAGGCCACTTCGGTCCCGAGCTGATCGAGCGCCTGTCCACCGAATGGAAGATCCCCCAGAACTTCATGTTCATCGGCTCACCCGGAGATCACTTTCCCTACAAGCTGGCCGACCTGGGCGGTGTGCGCCTGATCATCTGA
- a CDS encoding hemolysin III family protein, producing MKQLATHALNARSELASALTHGLGLLLAIAAMVAMLLAATGTRAVVAAAIFGGSLVLLYSSSTLYHSLPAGKARRVAQVLDHLSILVLIAGTYTPFTLLTLRGSWGWSLFGTVWGLAAAGFALELSSWRYRHRAGVVLYVLMGWVVLVAAGPLWQSLPTGGLWLLFMGGVAYTGGVGFYLARRRPWAHPVWHLCVLAGSLCHVLAVLQHVLPPA from the coding sequence ATGAAGCAATTGGCAACACACGCCCTCAACGCTCGTTCCGAACTGGCCAGCGCACTGACACACGGTCTGGGTCTGCTGCTGGCCATCGCGGCCATGGTCGCCATGTTGCTCGCGGCCACTGGCACCCGGGCGGTCGTGGCCGCCGCCATCTTCGGTGGCAGTCTTGTGCTGCTTTACTCCAGCTCCACCCTGTATCACAGCCTGCCCGCGGGCAAGGCACGCCGGGTGGCCCAGGTGCTGGATCACCTCTCGATTCTGGTGCTGATCGCGGGCACATACACGCCCTTCACCCTGCTGACCCTGCGGGGTTCCTGGGGCTGGTCGCTCTTCGGTACGGTCTGGGGTCTGGCCGCTGCCGGCTTCGCACTGGAGCTGAGCAGCTGGCGCTACCGGCACCGGGCGGGCGTGGTGCTGTATGTGTTGATGGGCTGGGTCGTGCTGGTGGCCGCGGGGCCCCTGTGGCAAAGTCTTCCCACGGGTGGACTCTGGTTGTTGTTCATGGGTGGGGTGGCGTATACGGGCGGCGTCGGATTCTATCTGGCCAGACGTCGTCCCTGGGCGCACCCGGTCTGGCATCTCTGTGTGCTGGCAGGCAGCCTCTGCCATGTACTGGCCGTGCTGCAGCATGTCCTGCCGCCGGCCTGA
- a CDS encoding aminodeoxychorismate/anthranilate synthase component II, with protein sequence MILLLDYRDSFTWNLAHQLTRLVEEPRVLSGYDVNGRRVLELAPSMLVLSPGPGTPAGAGFLLDVIQTVAGRIPILGICLGFQALGEHLGARLVQTGAPVHGHTGSVAHNGLGLFAGQPTPLEFMRYHSLALDPHSLPTELQIDAWCEGWPMALRHDRLGLHGLQFHPESFLSPCGDVLLAQFIRQARSFRSAH encoded by the coding sequence GTGATCCTGCTGCTGGATTACCGGGATTCCTTCACCTGGAATCTGGCGCACCAGTTGACCCGACTCGTCGAAGAGCCCCGCGTGCTCTCCGGCTATGACGTGAACGGCCGGCGTGTGCTCGAGCTGGCCCCCAGCATGCTTGTCCTCTCACCGGGCCCCGGCACACCAGCCGGGGCCGGTTTTCTCCTGGACGTGATCCAGACGGTCGCGGGACGGATTCCGATCCTTGGCATCTGTCTGGGTTTCCAGGCGCTGGGTGAACATCTGGGTGCCCGTCTGGTCCAGACCGGTGCCCCCGTACATGGCCACACCGGGTCCGTGGCACACAACGGCCTCGGCCTGTTTGCCGGACAGCCGACCCCGCTGGAGTTCATGCGCTACCACAGCCTGGCCCTGGATCCCCACTCCCTGCCCACGGAGCTTCAGATCGACGCCTGGTGCGAGGGCTGGCCAATGGCCCTGCGCCATGACAGGCTGGGTCTGCACGGGCTGCAGTTCCATCCCGAATCCTTCCTCAGTCCCTGCGGGGATGTTCTGCTTGCCCAGTTCATCCGTCAGGCGAGATCGTTTCGCAGTGCCCACTAG
- the lon gene encoding endopeptidase La: MNLGQDVEIEIPSRLPLIPLRDVVIYPYMIFPLLIGRESSMKAVEEAMVGEKMVFVVAQRNPSEEEPDRKDLYSHGTVAKILQILKLPNNVIKVLVEGVARARITKIRSQKSMKLVDIKVIEPEVQVTPQVEATARVAINLFRKYVTLSPNLPDEILSNIEQVNRPSVLVDFIAAHIIQGVEQKQPILEAESIEDQFEALTQLLEGENEILELERNIENQVRDRITKTQRNFYLQEQIRVIQKELGEEFEDESGDYAKYRLKLDEHSYPTEVVQKVEEELEKLRMTPGMSPESTVIRNYLDWVFSLPWHKRTRDNLNIQNAEVILDEDHYGLEKAKERILEHLAVLKLVRKLRGQIICLVGPPGVGKTSLGRSIARALKREFVRFSLGGVRDEAEIRGHRRTYIGAMPGRMLQCMKRAGSRNPVILLDEIDKMAMDFRGDPASALLEVLDPQQNNTFRDHYLDLDFDLSEVMFITTANVAENIPYALYDRMEVIHLPGYLLHEKKKIARQFLIPRNLKAHGLSENDLEVSESALDTIVTQYTMEAGVRNLERKLAQLCRKVARKKVSGEHKTGARLTDKTVAKWLGVADIQEKHVPAMPMLGSAVGLAWTPYGGDILTIEVGVHGGKGGQLNLTGQLGDVMKESAMAALTWLRTNSAEYRIPAGWFEKNSVHIHIPEGAIPKDGPSAGITMATALCSAASGRRVRNDLAMTGELTLRGEVLAIGGLKEKAMAAIRAGVTTVLIPQANLRDLEEMHKEITRKLTFIPVSHMSEVISHALLPKGRVKLPARQAAAAAAR; encoded by the coding sequence ATGAACCTGGGCCAGGACGTGGAAATCGAGATCCCTTCGCGCTTGCCGCTGATTCCGCTGCGCGATGTGGTGATCTATCCCTACATGATCTTTCCGCTGCTGATCGGGCGCGAAAGTTCCATGAAGGCGGTGGAAGAAGCGATGGTCGGCGAGAAGATGGTCTTCGTCGTGGCCCAGCGCAATCCTTCCGAGGAAGAGCCCGATCGCAAGGACCTGTACTCCCACGGCACCGTGGCCAAGATCCTGCAGATTCTCAAGCTGCCCAACAACGTGATCAAGGTGCTCGTCGAGGGTGTGGCCCGCGCGCGCATCACCAAGATCCGCAGCCAGAAAAGCATGAAGCTGGTCGACATCAAGGTGATCGAGCCCGAAGTGCAGGTCACTCCCCAGGTGGAAGCGACCGCGCGGGTGGCGATCAACCTCTTCCGCAAGTATGTGACTCTCAGCCCCAATCTGCCCGACGAGATTCTCAGCAACATCGAGCAGGTCAACCGCCCCAGCGTGCTGGTGGACTTCATCGCGGCACACATCATCCAGGGGGTGGAGCAGAAGCAGCCGATCCTCGAGGCCGAGAGCATCGAGGACCAGTTCGAGGCGCTGACCCAGCTGCTCGAGGGCGAGAACGAGATCCTCGAGCTGGAGCGCAACATCGAGAACCAGGTGCGCGACCGCATCACCAAGACCCAGCGCAACTTCTACCTGCAGGAACAGATCCGCGTGATCCAGAAGGAGCTGGGTGAGGAATTCGAGGACGAGAGCGGCGACTACGCCAAGTACCGCCTCAAGCTGGACGAGCACAGTTATCCCACGGAAGTGGTGCAGAAGGTCGAGGAGGAACTGGAGAAACTGCGGATGACCCCCGGCATGTCGCCCGAGTCCACCGTGATCCGCAACTATCTCGACTGGGTCTTCAGCCTGCCCTGGCACAAGCGCACGCGCGACAACCTGAACATCCAGAACGCGGAAGTGATTCTCGACGAGGACCACTACGGTCTCGAGAAAGCCAAGGAACGCATTCTCGAGCATCTGGCCGTGCTCAAGCTGGTGCGCAAGCTGCGTGGCCAGATCATCTGCCTGGTGGGCCCTCCCGGTGTGGGCAAGACCAGTCTGGGCCGCAGCATCGCACGGGCCCTCAAGCGCGAGTTCGTGCGCTTCAGTCTGGGGGGTGTGCGCGACGAGGCCGAGATCCGCGGTCACCGGCGCACCTACATCGGTGCCATGCCCGGGCGCATGCTGCAGTGCATGAAGCGCGCCGGCTCGCGCAATCCCGTGATCCTGCTGGACGAGATCGACAAGATGGCGATGGATTTCCGCGGCGATCCGGCCAGTGCCCTGCTGGAAGTGCTGGACCCGCAGCAGAACAACACCTTCCGTGATCACTACCTCGATCTGGACTTCGATCTCTCCGAGGTGATGTTCATCACCACGGCCAATGTGGCCGAGAACATTCCCTACGCACTGTACGACCGCATGGAAGTGATCCACCTGCCCGGATACCTGCTGCATGAGAAGAAGAAGATCGCCCGGCAGTTCCTGATTCCCCGCAACCTCAAGGCCCACGGACTCAGCGAGAACGATCTGGAAGTCAGCGAGAGCGCCCTGGACACCATCGTGACACAGTACACCATGGAAGCCGGGGTCCGCAACCTCGAGCGCAAGCTGGCCCAGCTCTGCCGCAAGGTGGCCCGCAAGAAAGTCAGCGGCGAACACAAGACCGGTGCCCGTCTCACGGACAAGACCGTCGCCAAATGGCTGGGCGTGGCCGACATCCAGGAAAAGCACGTGCCAGCCATGCCCATGCTGGGCAGCGCGGTGGGTCTGGCCTGGACGCCCTACGGCGGCGACATTCTCACCATTGAAGTGGGCGTGCACGGCGGCAAGGGCGGTCAGTTGAACCTGACCGGTCAGCTGGGCGACGTGATGAAGGAAAGCGCGATGGCCGCGCTGACCTGGTTGCGCACCAACAGTGCCGAATACCGGATTCCGGCGGGCTGGTTCGAGAAGAACTCGGTGCACATCCACATTCCCGAGGGAGCGATTCCCAAGGATGGCCCTTCGGCGGGCATCACCATGGCCACGGCCCTGTGTTCCGCGGCCAGCGGGCGTCGGGTGCGCAACGATCTGGCCATGACCGGTGAGCTGACCCTGCGGGGCGAAGTGCTGGCCATCGGCGGTCTCAAGGAAAAGGCCATGGCGGCCATCCGCGCCGGAGTCACGACGGTGCTGATTCCCCAGGCCAACCTGCGCGACCTGGAAGAGATGCACAAGGAAATCACACGCAAGCTGACCTTCATTCCCGTGAGTCACATGAGCGAGGTGATCTCCCACGCGCTGTTGCCCAAGGGCCGGGTCAAATTGCCCGCCCGGCAAGCGGCGGCCGCCGCCGCGCGGTGA
- a CDS encoding VOC family protein has product MTLHPGHIELFCTDPARTLEFFTGILGAELISEQEGGLYWVDLGGLEFLLRPGTPALHPSYGACSQALVLYTDNLPATRELLERRGLVFAGEDGHPDCPTFHDPDGHWFQLVDPGDFD; this is encoded by the coding sequence ATGACACTTCATCCCGGACACATCGAACTGTTCTGCACGGATCCCGCGCGCACCCTCGAATTCTTCACGGGAATCCTGGGTGCCGAGCTGATCAGCGAGCAGGAGGGCGGGCTGTACTGGGTGGACCTGGGCGGACTGGAGTTTCTGCTGCGCCCCGGAACTCCCGCTCTGCACCCCAGTTACGGAGCCTGCAGTCAGGCTCTGGTGCTGTACACCGACAATCTGCCCGCCACGCGCGAGCTGCTGGAACGTCGGGGGCTGGTTTTCGCGGGCGAGGATGGGCATCCGGATTGTCCCACTTTCCACGATCCGGACGGCCACTGGTTCCAGCTGGTGGACCCGGGGGATTTTGACTGA
- a CDS encoding ATP-dependent DNA helicase, translating into MRETAGLLSLSVGDLCSGRLSGRTTRNEGGVWVPGRAARGLQLHQQVQRRLLGEHEGLRCEVELSWRGRLAERELLLRGRADMLHPMGLAEEIKTVLAEPGVFRRYRAEDFPGHGMQALLYSWMAGEGEKFYARLRLVNLLDESERVIRLESSAGEILAWIEAELALYLKRQEALALLCGDRRAQAAALRFPFRELRPGQQDLIDRIEAGLADDRLTVLNAPTGLGKSVSVLFPALRQALAREGRVFYCTAKNTGREAALAAFRAQLEQGARLGCVAMSSRESLCPHDVYFCHEDHCPFLRGMDERLPAALKSLEDTPVVAAAELDRAGRQHRVCPHELALALTETRDLVIGDFNYVFDPQVRIRRLFVEGDPSKLSLLVDEAHNLPARARGYFSMELRTSQLRQLLLVLDSRDTGDLFSGGPLKGCHTRMRSALEALLALLNDSESMATEGFRHEDAMAAVIDVGRIQAAHSEYEGAIVSYLLLRVVHGLIEPRDPLVSFYFDLSRFLELVRRDTPAMHQLLRLDPDDPGLEVNCSWAGDHLRECLGAVRNAVLFSATLKPWDYHLGELGLLGDARCLRLEAPSPFPVTHRELLVHAGLSTRYRDREQGLDGLRDLVQQVFEHVNGNCAVFLPSFQYLRSLSAALPAGIPQLVHEGEMDPRLRQAFIQRLSEGRPRLLLTVMGGIFAEAVDYPGDMLQAAILVGPGLPQLSFERELARLYYDSTGEEGYARAYRLPGLCRVIQAAGRVIRTPSDRGCIIFADDRFMEYSHRSVLEEYYDSPLRCFDRSEDLLDVVRRFYSATTPVSAHGRAR; encoded by the coding sequence ATGCGTGAGACGGCGGGCCTGCTTTCCCTCTCCGTCGGCGACCTGTGCAGCGGGCGGTTGAGCGGACGGACCACGCGCAACGAGGGCGGGGTCTGGGTTCCCGGCCGCGCGGCCCGGGGCCTGCAGTTGCACCAACAGGTGCAGCGCCGTCTGCTGGGCGAGCACGAGGGGCTGCGCTGCGAGGTCGAGCTGAGCTGGCGCGGACGGCTGGCCGAGCGCGAGCTGCTGCTGCGCGGACGGGCCGACATGCTGCATCCCATGGGACTGGCCGAGGAAATCAAGACCGTGCTGGCCGAGCCCGGTGTGTTCCGGCGCTATCGGGCCGAGGACTTTCCCGGCCACGGCATGCAGGCCCTGCTGTACTCCTGGATGGCCGGTGAGGGCGAGAAGTTCTACGCCCGCCTGCGCCTGGTGAATCTGCTGGACGAGAGCGAACGGGTGATCCGGCTGGAAAGCAGTGCCGGCGAGATTCTGGCCTGGATCGAAGCCGAGCTGGCCCTGTATCTCAAGCGCCAGGAGGCACTGGCCCTGCTCTGTGGCGACCGCCGTGCCCAGGCGGCCGCCTTGCGATTTCCCTTTCGCGAGTTGCGGCCCGGTCAGCAGGACCTGATCGACCGGATCGAGGCGGGACTGGCCGATGACCGCCTGACCGTGCTGAACGCCCCCACCGGTCTGGGCAAATCCGTGAGCGTGCTCTTTCCGGCTCTGCGCCAGGCTCTGGCGCGCGAGGGGCGCGTGTTCTATTGTACCGCCAAGAATACCGGGCGCGAGGCGGCGCTGGCGGCCTTTCGGGCCCAGCTTGAACAGGGAGCCCGGTTGGGTTGTGTGGCGATGAGCAGCCGCGAAAGCCTGTGCCCCCACGATGTCTACTTCTGCCACGAGGATCACTGCCCCTTTCTGCGCGGCATGGACGAACGCCTGCCCGCGGCACTCAAGTCCCTGGAAGACACGCCCGTGGTGGCGGCCGCCGAACTGGACCGCGCCGGCCGCCAGCACAGGGTCTGTCCTCATGAGCTGGCTCTGGCGCTGACCGAAACCCGGGATCTGGTGATCGGCGACTTCAACTATGTCTTCGACCCGCAGGTCCGCATCCGGCGACTGTTCGTGGAAGGCGACCCGAGCAAGCTGAGCCTGCTGGTGGACGAGGCCCACAATCTGCCGGCGCGCGCACGCGGTTACTTCAGCATGGAGCTGCGCACCAGCCAGCTCAGGCAGCTGCTGCTGGTACTGGACAGCCGTGATACGGGCGATCTGTTTTCCGGGGGGCCGCTCAAGGGCTGCCACACCCGCATGCGTTCGGCACTCGAGGCCCTGCTGGCCTTGCTGAACGATTCGGAATCGATGGCCACCGAGGGATTTCGCCACGAGGATGCGATGGCCGCCGTGATCGATGTGGGGCGCATCCAGGCGGCCCACTCCGAGTACGAGGGCGCGATCGTCAGCTACCTGCTGCTGCGGGTGGTGCACGGACTGATCGAGCCACGCGACCCGCTGGTCTCGTTCTACTTTGACCTGAGCCGTTTCCTGGAACTTGTGCGCCGTGATACACCGGCCATGCACCAGCTGCTGCGGCTGGACCCCGACGATCCGGGGCTGGAAGTCAACTGTTCCTGGGCCGGCGACCACCTGCGCGAGTGCCTGGGTGCCGTGCGCAACGCCGTGCTGTTCTCGGCCACGCTCAAGCCCTGGGACTACCATCTGGGCGAACTGGGACTGCTGGGCGACGCACGTTGTCTGCGCCTGGAGGCCCCGTCGCCTTTCCCCGTGACGCATCGGGAACTGTTGGTGCACGCCGGACTCAGCACGCGCTACCGCGACCGGGAGCAGGGGCTGGACGGTCTGCGCGATCTGGTGCAGCAGGTCTTCGAGCATGTCAACGGGAATTGCGCGGTCTTTCTGCCATCGTTCCAGTACCTGCGCAGCCTCTCGGCCGCCCTGCCTGCCGGAATCCCACAGCTGGTGCACGAGGGTGAAATGGACCCGCGCCTGCGCCAGGCTTTCATCCAGCGCCTGTCCGAAGGACGTCCGCGCTTGCTGCTGACGGTCATGGGTGGCATTTTCGCCGAGGCGGTGGACTACCCGGGCGACATGCTGCAAGCCGCGATCCTCGTGGGTCCCGGACTGCCCCAGTTGTCCTTCGAGCGTGAGCTGGCCCGACTGTACTACGACTCGACGGGCGAGGAAGGGTATGCCAGGGCCTACCGCCTGCCCGGGCTCTGCCGAGTGATCCAGGCCGCCGGGCGCGTGATCCGGACGCCCAGTGACCGGGGCTGCATCATCTTTGCCGATGACCGCTTCATGGAGTATTCGCACCGCAGCGTGCTGGAGGAGTACTACGACAGCCCCCTGCGCTGCTTCGATCGCAGCGAGGACCTGTTGGACGTGGTACGCCGGTTCTACTCGGCCACGACCCCGGTGTCCGCACACGGTCGTGCCCGTTGA